The Panicum hallii strain FIL2 chromosome 9, PHallii_v3.1, whole genome shotgun sequence genome has a window encoding:
- the LOC112877873 gene encoding nascent polypeptide-associated complex subunit alpha-like protein 1 → MVSEQAPPAEVEKTEAAESEEAAPKSEQQAADEAPVVEDVKEDEDEDDEDDDDDDDADEGELGAGATEGSKQSRSEKKSRKAMMKLGMKPVTGVSRITIKRAKNILFVVSKPDVFKSPTSETYVIFGEAKIEDLSSQLQAQAVQQFRMQDLSKAMAKQDTAAAAPADEEEEVVDETGIEPRDIDLVMTQASVSRAKAVKALKAHDGDIVSAIMELTA, encoded by the exons ATGGTCAGCGAGCAAGCGCCGCCGGCGGAGGTGGAGAagaccgaggcggcggagaGCGAGGAGGCCGCGCCCAAGtcggagcagcaggcggcggacGAGGCGCCGGTCGTCGAGGACGTCAaggaggacgaggacgaggacgatgaagacgacgacgacgacgacgacgctgaTGAAG GTGAGCTCGGTGCAGGGGCAACCGAGGGCTCCAAGCAGAGCCGGAGCGAGAAGAAGAGCCGCAAGGCCATGATGAAGCTCGGAATGAAACCCGTCACCGGCGTCAGCAGGATAACCATCAAAAGAGCCAAGAAC ATACTGTTCGTGGTGTCGAAGCCTGACGTGTTCAAGAGCCCGACGTCGGAGACGTACGTGATATTCGGCGAGGCCAAGATAGAGGACCTGAGCTCACAGCTGCAGGCCCAGGCCGTGCAGCAGTTCAGGATGCAGGACCTCAGCAAGGCGATGGCCAAGCAGGacacggcggccgcggcgccggccgacgaggaggaggaggtggtggacgAGACCGGGATTGAGCCCCGCGACATCGACCTCGTCATGACGCAGGCCAGCGTGTCGCGGGCCAAGGCCGTCAAGGCTCTCAAGGCGCACGACGGCGACATCGTCAGCGCCATCATGGAGCTCACGGCCTAG
- the LOC112873450 gene encoding peroxidase 5-like: MLMLRSDSCEQQDGVVDHGGSSALDGQSAGDVRRRERGGTAASFYGATCPPAEMIVRQEVIRGLHSDIGFAAGLVRMHFHDCFVRGCRGATLLESTPDNTAERDSPVNNAKARLEDACPGVVSCADILAFAARDSVELSGGPRYDVPGGRRDGTVSMASEVPDNIPAPTFNLDQLTQSFAAKGLTQEDMVTLSGAHTIGRAHCTAFSDRLYNFSATGAADPALDPPFLAQLQHACPATGPGGGVDPGLVVPMEPRTPYALDTLYYWGVLRGRGLFASDQALLASAPTAAQVRQSAYGSYPWKQKFAAAMVKMGQIQVLTGSSGQIRAKCSAVN; encoded by the exons ATGTTGATGCTCCGGTCTGATTCCTGTG AGCAACAAGATGGGGTGGTGGATCACGGTGGCAGTAGTGCACTCGATGGCCAGTCTGCTGGCGATGTGCGCCGGCGGGAACGGGGCGGCACTGCAGCCAGCTTCTACGGGGCGACGTGCCCGCCGGCGGAGATGATCGTGCGGCAGGAGGTCATCCGGGGTCTGCACAGCGACATCGGCTTCGCCGCCGGCCTCGTCAGGATGCACTTCCACGACTGCTTCGTCAGGG GTTGCAGGGGTGCGACGCTGCTGGAGTCGACGCCGGACAACACCGCGGAGCGGGACTCCCCCGTGAACAACGCCAAGGCCCGCCTCGAGGACGCCTGCCCCGGGGTCGTCTCCTGCGCCGACATCCTCGCCTTCGCCGCCAGGGACAGTGTCGAGCTG AGCGGCGGGCCCCGGTACGACGTGCCGGGAGGGCGGCGCGACGGCACGGTGTCCATGGCGTCGGAGGTGCCCGACAACATCCCCGCGCCGACGTTCAACCTGGACCAGCTCACCCAGAGCTTCGCCGCCAAGGGCCTCACCCAGGAAGACATGGTCACCCTCTCAG GCGCGCACACTATCGGGCGGGCGCACTGCACGGCGTTCAGCGACCGGCTCTACAACTTCAGCGCGACGGGCGCGGCGGACCCGGCGCTGGACCCGCCGTTCCTGGCGCAGCTGCAGCACGCGTGCCCGGCCAccggccccggcggcggcgtcgaccCGGGCCTCGTGGTGCCCATGGAGCCGCGCACGCCCTACGCGCTCGACACGCTCTACTACTGGGGCGTCCTGCGGGGCCGCGGCCTCTTCGCCTCCGACCAGGCGCTGCTGGCCAGCGCGCCCACCGCCGCGCAGGTCAGGCAGAGCGCGTACGGGAGCTACCCGTGGAAGCAGAAGTTCGCCGCAGCCATGGTCAAGATGGGGCAGATCCAGGTGCTCACCGGCAGCAGCGGCCAGATCAGGGCCAAGTGCAGCGCCGTCAACTGA